The proteins below are encoded in one region of Parvicella tangerina:
- a CDS encoding S9 family peptidase yields the protein MKKIFFLSTILFFLSCSENTEKSSASNPTNMKPPVCKIKPHTLTAHGDERIDNYYWLNDRKNPEVKAYLEAENNYTATQMAETESLQEELYQEMKGRMKEQDESVPVYRNGYYYKTKTVEGGEYPIYVRSKDRNFTAEQVLLDGNELAEGYEYFDMGGYEISPNNELMAFAIDTLSRRLYDIQIKNLVTGEIYPEVLQYGDGSLAWADDNTTLFYSAQNPQTLRSDKVMKHQLGDLASEDEEVYFEEDDTFSTYVFRSKSDAYIMIENYSTLTTETLILSSDNPNGQFQVFHPRTKGLEYSVYHAKDDLFYVLTNKDGATNFQLMTAESGCTKSDCWKTLIPHRDDVLLEYLTVFENFLVIEERSKGLNHIRIIPSNGGEEYYLPFNDNSYVAYTSGNSEYNTSKLRFWYSSLTTPGTTYEFDMETKDQEILKQQEIVGGYDPNEYTSKRLFATARDGVKVPISLVYKNTTKLGAETPLLLYAYGSYGSSEDPYFSSSRISLLNRGFVFAIAHIRGGQELGRKWYEDGKLLKKWNTFNDFMDCTKFLIEKGYTSSDHCYAMGGSAGGLLMGVVSNEGSDLYNGIIAQVPFVDVVTTMLDESIPLTTGEYDEWGNPNNKEYYDYMLSYSPYDQVKEQAYTNMLITTGFHDSQVQYWEPAKWVAKLRTMKTDTNLVLLHTNMSAGHGGASGRFEYLKEVAREYAFMFMLEGITE from the coding sequence ATGAAGAAAATATTCTTTTTATCCACCATCCTGTTTTTCTTGAGCTGCTCAGAAAATACTGAAAAAAGTTCTGCTTCGAACCCAACCAATATGAAACCACCTGTTTGTAAGATTAAGCCACATACATTAACCGCGCATGGTGATGAACGCATTGATAACTATTACTGGTTGAATGACCGTAAAAACCCAGAAGTAAAAGCCTATCTGGAAGCCGAGAATAATTACACCGCCACACAAATGGCTGAAACCGAGTCGCTTCAAGAAGAACTGTACCAAGAAATGAAAGGCCGAATGAAGGAACAAGATGAAAGTGTTCCTGTTTACCGCAATGGTTATTATTACAAGACGAAAACTGTGGAAGGAGGTGAATATCCGATCTACGTTCGATCAAAAGACAGAAACTTCACTGCAGAACAGGTTTTGCTTGATGGAAATGAATTGGCTGAAGGGTATGAATACTTCGATATGGGTGGCTATGAGATCAGTCCGAACAATGAATTAATGGCTTTTGCGATTGATACACTTTCCAGAAGACTTTACGATATTCAAATTAAGAACTTAGTTACGGGTGAAATCTATCCAGAAGTTTTACAATATGGCGATGGCAGTCTGGCTTGGGCTGACGACAACACCACCCTGTTCTACAGCGCTCAAAACCCTCAAACACTGCGATCAGACAAAGTAATGAAGCATCAATTGGGAGATCTTGCCTCTGAAGATGAAGAAGTTTATTTCGAGGAAGATGACACTTTCTCCACCTATGTTTTTAGATCGAAGTCTGATGCATATATTATGATTGAAAACTACTCCACTCTTACGACTGAAACATTAATCCTATCATCAGACAATCCCAATGGACAATTTCAAGTTTTCCATCCAAGAACTAAAGGCTTAGAATACTCGGTTTATCATGCTAAGGATGATTTATTCTATGTTTTGACGAACAAAGATGGTGCGACAAACTTTCAGTTGATGACGGCTGAGTCAGGTTGTACGAAATCGGATTGTTGGAAGACCTTAATCCCTCACAGAGACGATGTTTTACTGGAATACCTTACCGTATTTGAAAATTTCCTTGTCATCGAAGAAAGAAGTAAGGGATTGAATCATATTCGTATTATCCCATCCAATGGTGGAGAAGAATATTATTTACCATTTAATGATAACTCTTATGTAGCATATACCTCAGGAAACTCTGAATACAACACCTCAAAACTGAGGTTTTGGTATTCCTCTCTTACTACTCCAGGAACAACTTATGAATTTGACATGGAGACCAAGGATCAAGAGATTCTAAAACAACAAGAAATCGTTGGAGGATATGATCCAAATGAATACACATCTAAAAGATTATTTGCTACTGCCAGAGACGGAGTAAAAGTTCCCATTTCACTCGTGTACAAAAACACCACGAAATTAGGAGCAGAAACACCACTTTTGCTTTATGCCTACGGTAGCTATGGTAGTAGTGAAGATCCTTACTTTAGTAGCTCCAGAATCAGTTTGCTGAATCGAGGTTTTGTCTTTGCCATTGCGCACATAAGAGGAGGTCAGGAGTTAGGAAGGAAGTGGTACGAAGATGGCAAACTACTGAAAAAATGGAATACTTTCAACGACTTTATGGACTGCACAAAATTCCTTATTGAAAAAGGCTATACCTCTTCTGATCATTGCTATGCGATGGGCGGATCTGCAGGGGGGCTACTCATGGGGGTAGTTTCAAACGAAGGTTCGGATCTTTACAACGGAATCATTGCTCAAGTTCCCTTTGTTGATGTGGTAACCACAATGCTGGATGAATCTATTCCCCTGACTACTGGCGAATATGATGAATGGGGCAACCCGAACAATAAGGAGTATTACGACTACATGCTCAGTTACTCTCCTTACGATCAAGTTAAAGAACAGGCGTATACAAACATGTTGATCACCACTGGTTTTCACGATTCACAAGTTCAATATTGGGAACCTGCAAAATGGGTTGCCAAGTTGCGAACCATGAAAACAGACACCAATCTAGTTTTGCTACATACCAACATGAGTGCCGGACATGGAGGAGCTAGTGGCAGATTTGAATACCTCAAAGAAGTGGCAAGAGAATATGCGTTTATGTTTATGCTAGAGGGTATTACTGAGTAA
- a CDS encoding response regulator transcription factor, which produces MIKVAVAEDNDFLAESIKEKLSLFEGELKYKYRGRNGSHLLALLEEDANLDLILMDIEMPMMNGIKATEQIKLKYPHIKVIMLTVFDDEENIFNAIRAGADGYLLKDESPKVVFEGIKQMMNGGAPMSPAIAAKTLKLLRNPLADMAGQKSEDYELTKREVQVLEQLCTGLDYKSIGENLNISTGTVRKHIENIYSKLHVNNKVEAINKANRERLV; this is translated from the coding sequence ATGATAAAGGTTGCTGTAGCTGAGGATAATGATTTTTTAGCAGAATCTATCAAAGAAAAGCTATCCCTTTTTGAGGGTGAGCTGAAGTATAAATATAGAGGAAGGAATGGCAGCCACTTGCTAGCTTTGTTGGAGGAAGATGCTAACCTGGATCTGATCCTAATGGATATTGAAATGCCAATGATGAACGGTATCAAGGCTACGGAACAAATCAAACTAAAGTACCCACATATCAAAGTGATCATGCTTACAGTCTTTGATGATGAGGAAAATATTTTTAATGCAATTCGGGCTGGTGCTGATGGATACTTGTTAAAAGATGAATCTCCAAAAGTCGTGTTTGAAGGAATCAAACAAATGATGAATGGAGGTGCTCCAATGTCTCCGGCTATTGCGGCTAAAACTCTAAAATTGCTGCGAAATCCTCTTGCTGATATGGCAGGTCAAAAATCTGAGGATTATGAATTGACGAAAAGGGAAGTTCAGGTTTTGGAACAACTTTGTACGGGATTAGATTATAAGTCGATAGGTGAGAACTTGAACATTAGTACAGGAACTGTTAGAAAACACATCGAGAATATTTACAGTAAACTTCATGTAAATAATAAAGTAGAGGCGATAAATAAAGCCAACAGGGAACGTCTTGTCTGA
- a CDS encoding LysR substrate-binding domain-containing protein, giving the protein MNFQQLEYILAVHRHQHFGKAAESCHVTQATLSAMIIKLEEELGFSIFDRSHKPIKTTDQGLEVMEKARNILSLQRELIGIKETDSFMSGTIRIGIIPTIASSLLPIILPEIMKSYPDLKLIVNEITTEEIVHHLQMDKIDLGILATPLNEDTLEEYILYYEPMLVYGLDNSKKDYITSSEVKNKEIWLLEEGHCFRNQAITICELQEKKVDESKLRLEANSFETLINITDQFGGLTLLPELYCLQLPEQRKRKLSPFKKPIPVREISIVSYRQVVNPKTIQTLSTLIKELVTPRLSVSNYQNKDLDIIGI; this is encoded by the coding sequence ATGAATTTTCAGCAATTAGAATATATTCTGGCCGTTCATCGGCATCAGCACTTTGGAAAAGCAGCAGAGAGTTGTCATGTGACACAAGCTACGCTCAGTGCAATGATCATTAAGCTAGAGGAAGAACTTGGGTTCTCCATTTTCGACCGTTCGCATAAACCCATTAAAACAACAGATCAGGGACTAGAGGTGATGGAAAAAGCAAGAAATATCCTCAGTCTTCAGCGTGAACTCATTGGAATCAAAGAAACGGACAGTTTTATGTCTGGGACGATTAGAATAGGAATAATTCCTACTATCGCCTCCTCCTTGTTGCCGATCATTCTTCCTGAAATCATGAAAAGCTACCCTGACCTCAAACTCATCGTAAACGAAATTACTACTGAAGAAATCGTCCATCATCTTCAAATGGACAAGATTGACCTAGGCATTCTTGCCACTCCGTTGAATGAGGATACCCTAGAGGAATACATCCTTTATTATGAACCTATGTTGGTCTATGGGCTTGATAATTCAAAGAAAGATTACATCACCTCCAGCGAAGTGAAAAACAAAGAGATATGGCTTTTGGAAGAAGGACACTGCTTCAGAAATCAAGCCATTACGATATGTGAACTTCAAGAGAAAAAAGTTGATGAATCCAAGCTACGACTTGAGGCTAATTCTTTTGAAACATTAATCAATATCACCGATCAGTTTGGAGGGTTAACATTACTTCCTGAACTCTATTGCCTTCAACTTCCTGAGCAGCGCAAGCGTAAACTGAGTCCATTTAAAAAACCAATTCCTGTACGTGAAATAAGTATTGTAAGCTACCGTCAGGTTGTCAACCCCAAAACGATTCAAACGCTTTCAACGTTAATTAAAGAACTCGTAACCCCTAGACTCTCTGTTTCGAATTATCAAAATAAAGACCTTGATATTATCGGAATATGA